The Fervidobacterium thailandense genome includes the window CGTACATAGCTTAAAGTTTTTCGTAAACCCAATCACTTATCGTTCCTGTTGCGCTTGATATGTTTATTCCGATTAAATATACTTCCTTTCCCTTGTATGATTCATGATAACCTTTCTCTTTTATATGCTCAAGCGCTTCGTTTGATGATTTATCTACTTTAAGTTCTATCACATACACTAAGCCGTTATACTTGACAACAACGTCTCCCCTTCCTCCGGCGTTTTCTTTTTCACCTATCACACTTACCCCCGTCGATTCAAACAAGCTGACCATTATACTTTGGTAGAACGCCTCAAGGTGCGTTAATTTATCATCTCCCACACTCTTTTCGATTTGCTTTCTCGCTCTTGAGCTTACTTTCGCGTATATTGCATTTATCACAGAAATTGCGCCGTGGAGGCCCATCCCCTTTAGGGGATTTGGAGGAAACGGCGCCCACACCTTCTTTAGGGGGAGAGTAGTTGACCAAAGCGAGTTGACACGGTACGCTTTAAAATGTTATACTTTGGATGTGGAAGAAAGGGGGAGATAATTTGCAAAAAGCTTGCAGAAGAGCTGTTCTACCAATCGGAGTATCTCTCTTGATTTTCTGGCCTACATTCGTTTTCTCGTGGTTCAACATTGGCCTCGGATACTACTTTGGTGACCAGAATAATTTCCTGCTCAGGGTCGGGTACGAGCAAGCTGACAGCGTAGCCTTCTCGCTTAACGGAGAATACGTCATCAACAATGGCTGGGTATTGTCCTCAAAGTTGGCTTTCAAAGTCTCCAACTTCAGAGTCGGACCTTTTGTGTATCTTACTTTCATGCAACCGGGCAAC containing:
- a CDS encoding PD-(D/E)XK nuclease domain-containing protein; amino-acid sequence: MGLHGAISVINAIYAKVSSRARKQIEKSVGDDKLTHLEAFYQSIMVSLFESTGVSVIGEKENAGGRGDVVVKYNGLVYVIELKVDKSSNEALEHIKEKGYHESYKGKEVYLIGINISSATGTISDWVYEKL